The following coding sequences lie in one Helicobacter sp. NHP19-012 genomic window:
- a CDS encoding AAA domain-containing protein, with amino-acid sequence MQNLKENILDAYTIVEYLGEGDIDKRDKKLKPLGTLDFELPDQKDYKQYFLNELQAFKDRQKIQDDRKVGLVCYFGIFAFEEIVQIFREKYNIQAEDDNDDIVKGDKFSLALVFDKDLSFVEDKTFYTMSAYVRENGDLTEDMQAHEKELKHALQIQFEEQGFDATFLDLYEKYKVDKDNFRFALLKNIDTELTNLHSFFIKDLQIAKTLNNKNLTTYFSKSNKAKKNCDSKSSSPNFNPSLFHEILAPKNYPLGRFVADSKYALSFMQQVALNIALDENNEPLRSVNGPPGTGKTTLLKDIFAELVVRQAYEIVQLKDKTIKSHVNCKLSKTEMAELGLLPKNIADKNILVASSNNGAVQNIVKELPKSKEISNEFKELAEKIDYFSKVANNEGEQNWGLFALEGGASANIKNY; translated from the coding sequence GTGCAAAATCTCAAAGAAAATATCTTAGATGCCTATACTATTGTGGAATATTTAGGTGAGGGGGATATTGACAAAAGAGACAAAAAGCTAAAACCCCTTGGCACACTTGACTTTGAGTTGCCCGATCAAAAAGACTACAAGCAATATTTTTTAAATGAGTTGCAAGCATTCAAAGATAGACAAAAAATACAAGACGATAGGAAAGTAGGACTTGTGTGTTACTTTGGGATTTTTGCCTTTGAGGAAATCGTGCAAATTTTTAGAGAAAAATACAACATCCAGGCTGAGGATGACAATGACGACATCGTTAAAGGTGATAAGTTCAGTTTGGCTCTTGTGTTCGACAAAGACTTAAGTTTTGTAGAAGACAAGACTTTTTACACAATGAGTGCTTATGTGCGTGAAAATGGGGATCTTACAGAAGACATGCAAGCCCATGAAAAAGAGCTTAAGCATGCATTGCAGATACAATTTGAGGAACAAGGGTTTGATGCAACCTTTCTAGATCTCTATGAAAAATATAAAGTAGATAAGGACAATTTTAGATTTGCTTTGCTCAAAAATATAGACACAGAACTCACTAATTTACATTCTTTTTTTATCAAAGATCTACAGATAGCCAAGACTCTAAACAATAAAAATCTCACCACTTACTTTAGCAAATCCAATAAAGCCAAAAAGAATTGTGACAGCAAAAGCAGCTCACCTAACTTTAACCCCAGTTTGTTTCACGAGATTTTAGCCCCTAAAAACTACCCTTTGGGGCGTTTTGTGGCGGACAGCAAATACGCCCTCTCTTTCATGCAACAAGTGGCTTTAAACATTGCCCTAGATGAAAACAATGAACCTTTAAGAAGTGTCAATGGACCGCCAGGCACGGGCAAAACCACGCTTTTAAAAGACATTTTTGCTGAGCTTGTGGTGCGTCAAGCCTATGAGATTGTGCAATTAAAAGATAAGACCATTAAAAGCCATGTTAATTGCAAGTTGTCTAAAACGGAGATGGCTGAGTTGGGTCTTTTACCCAAGAATATAGCGGATAAAAACATTTTAGTGGCTAGCTCTAACAATGGAGCGGTGCAAAACATTGTCAAAGAGTTGCCCAAAAGCAAAGAAATCTCAAACGAGTTTAAAGAGTTGGCAGAAAAAATAGACTACTTTTCAAAAGTGGCTAACAATGAAGGGGAACAAAACTGGGGTTTGTTTGCGCTTGAAGGCGGGGCATCCGCCAATATTAAAAACTATTAG
- a CDS encoding DEAD/DEAH box helicase, which yields MVETLQDLQNEKDLKHACQTLLKAYIKAHFPVDIDFLDILDFQDGDNDTEDCFDIYKAFLALYHHVNQKRQRMQAYSQSLTELSYLRQEYIAKTKDFESAKTRRKNELDAKLYELEHSKTNIETKKQALTQEMGQIQMHLSSIDTHLQTLREEQRVLESNKPSFFARVFKTPSFRLQTEQEQQILENLKDFVQQKKEKQAHYNRLLTELQRLQALNIDQEQQNLQENFKQFVTQGTKNLENLGQRITHLSNTQDNTINPLDFSLSYEDLQKSNPWFNADFRKLQSQLFLLALGVKKQFLLDNLDNLKNAKDIWGNAYKLKDKENGKELLKGAFHWINLAIPVISTTFASFQRMFNALGKETDFVGNLFIDEAGQAVPQSCVGALFRSQKVMAVGDPSQIKPVLSLHPSMLNIIARKYNVTEHFLSYETSVQSIMDYISPYGYQKQDKSYIGIPLWVHRRCNSPMFDISNAISYDGLMVQGKDKDKSLGKAQFYDVKGRADNKFVLEQANFLKELIEAKLQENPELKATPEGIKDKENKDAIYVISPFRNVAFKLAESLKDLGFKHKRDVGTVHTFQGKEAKIVYFVLGADENSKGAAAWAVGEPNIVNVAATRAKEEFYVIGDRDLYKNLGVMKKTIEVIEKNSHRSS from the coding sequence ATGGTAGAAACTTTACAAGACTTGCAAAATGAAAAGGATTTAAAACATGCATGCCAAACATTGCTCAAAGCTTATATCAAAGCGCATTTCCCCGTTGATATAGATTTTTTAGATATTCTAGATTTTCAAGATGGTGATAACGACACTGAAGATTGCTTTGACATTTACAAAGCTTTTTTAGCTCTCTACCACCATGTAAATCAAAAGCGTCAAAGAATGCAAGCGTATAGTCAAAGCTTGACTGAGTTAAGCTATTTACGACAAGAATACATTGCCAAAACTAAAGACTTTGAAAGTGCTAAAACTAGAAGAAAGAATGAATTGGATGCAAAGCTCTATGAGCTAGAACATAGTAAAACCAATATAGAAACAAAGAAACAAGCCTTAACACAAGAAATGGGGCAAATCCAAATGCATTTGTCTAGCATAGACACGCATTTGCAAACTTTAAGAGAAGAACAACGAGTCTTAGAGTCTAACAAGCCCAGCTTCTTTGCTCGGGTCTTTAAAACCCCTAGTTTTAGATTGCAAACAGAACAAGAACAACAAATTCTAGAAAACCTCAAGGATTTTGTCCAACAAAAGAAAGAAAAACAAGCCCACTACAACCGCCTTTTGACAGAATTACAACGGTTACAAGCTTTAAACATAGACCAAGAGCAACAAAACTTACAAGAAAATTTTAAGCAGTTTGTCACACAAGGCACTAAGAATTTAGAGAACTTAGGACAAAGAATAACCCATTTGTCAAACACCCAAGACAATACCATTAATCCCCTAGATTTTTCGCTCTCTTATGAGGATTTGCAAAAGTCTAACCCTTGGTTCAATGCCGACTTTAGAAAATTACAAAGCCAACTCTTTTTATTAGCTTTAGGGGTAAAAAAGCAATTTTTACTGGACAATTTAGACAATCTTAAAAATGCCAAAGACATATGGGGCAATGCCTATAAACTTAAAGACAAGGAAAATGGCAAAGAATTATTGAAAGGGGCTTTTCATTGGATTAATCTAGCTATCCCTGTCATCAGCACCACTTTTGCCAGTTTTCAGCGCATGTTCAATGCTTTGGGTAAAGAAACAGATTTTGTCGGCAATCTGTTCATTGATGAGGCAGGACAAGCCGTGCCCCAAAGTTGTGTGGGCGCACTCTTTAGAAGTCAAAAGGTCATGGCTGTGGGTGATCCTTCGCAAATCAAGCCTGTGCTTAGTTTGCACCCAAGCATGCTTAATATCATTGCTAGAAAATACAATGTAACAGAACACTTTTTAAGCTATGAAACCTCTGTGCAAAGCATCATGGACTATATCAGCCCCTATGGTTACCAAAAACAAGACAAGAGTTATATTGGTATCCCCTTATGGGTGCACAGGCGTTGCAACAGCCCCATGTTTGATATATCTAATGCTATTTCTTATGATGGCTTAATGGTGCAAGGCAAGGATAAAGATAAATCTTTGGGCAAAGCACAATTTTACGATGTCAAGGGGCGTGCTGACAATAAATTTGTGCTAGAGCAAGCAAATTTTTTAAAAGAGCTGATTGAAGCAAAATTGCAAGAAAACCCAGAACTGAAAGCAACCCCAGAGGGCATTAAAGACAAAGAAAACAAAGACGCGATTTATGTGATTTCACCTTTTAGAAATGTTGCCTTTAAGCTCGCAGAGTCTTTAAAGGATTTAGGTTTTAAACATAAAAGAGATGTCGGCACGGTGCACACCTTTCAAGGCAAAGAAGCCAAGATTGTGTATTTTGTCTTGGGGGCTGATGAAAACTCTAAGGGAGCGGCGGCTTGGGCGGTGGGTGAGCCTAATATTGTCAATGTCGCTGCCACAAGAGCCAAAGAAGAGTTTTATGTCATTGGGGATAGGGATTTGTATAAAAACCTAGGAGTGATGAAAAAAACCATTGAGGTGATTGAGAAAAATAGTCATCGCTCATCTTAG